The proteins below are encoded in one region of Streptomyces marianii:
- a CDS encoding M6 family metalloprotease domain-containing protein: protein MQQTRRRIRRPGTLGALAVITLATLTSASSMLPGGSRTMAGPIATAEESALEPCRLTSTTGVQMSEGVPTPSGYVRSTGEIRALNLMIDFPDAEGAGSALDRFAEFFPQTEQWFATSSYGRLDYRPETPLPGWLRMPMAFSAYGIDRGSPYEPGYRQLVQDLVTATDHKVDFSSYDLVNVLVTPNAGPSALDTVLSVTFSGNHEAPYADGVPLANTSFVYSRQDDGSGSYSETGYRVLPHENGHVFGLPDLYTAEGGGAVGHWDIMSEDWGANNDLLGWHKWKLGWLDNDQIQCAAATGSSEYDLTPLALKGGRKLVVVPLDSETGYALEVRTRAGNDEAVCKPGVLVYHVRTDVDTGQGPVAVADSDKDSGGCTRRPNVHAELSDAPYRPGETFTDERNRLRITVLSENANGTYRVRITRS from the coding sequence ATGCAGCAGACCCGCCGACGGATACGCAGACCCGGCACGCTCGGCGCCCTCGCCGTCATCACGCTCGCCACCCTCACCTCGGCGAGCTCAATGCTCCCCGGCGGGTCCCGGACCATGGCGGGCCCCATCGCCACGGCGGAGGAATCGGCCCTCGAACCGTGCCGCCTCACCTCCACGACCGGCGTCCAGATGTCCGAGGGCGTCCCGACCCCGTCCGGTTACGTGCGCTCCACGGGCGAGATCCGCGCCCTGAACCTGATGATCGACTTCCCGGACGCCGAGGGGGCGGGCTCCGCGCTGGACCGGTTCGCGGAGTTCTTCCCGCAGACCGAGCAGTGGTTCGCCACGAGCTCCTACGGACGGCTCGACTACCGGCCGGAGACGCCGCTGCCGGGCTGGCTGCGGATGCCCATGGCGTTCAGTGCCTACGGGATCGACCGCGGCTCGCCGTACGAACCGGGCTACCGCCAGCTCGTGCAGGACCTCGTGACCGCGACCGACCACAAGGTGGACTTCAGCTCGTACGACCTGGTCAACGTGCTGGTCACGCCCAACGCGGGGCCGTCGGCACTGGACACCGTGCTGTCCGTGACGTTCTCGGGCAACCACGAGGCACCGTACGCGGACGGGGTGCCGCTCGCGAACACGAGCTTCGTCTACAGCCGTCAGGACGACGGCTCGGGCAGCTACTCCGAAACGGGGTACCGGGTGCTGCCGCACGAGAACGGCCACGTCTTCGGCCTCCCCGACCTCTACACGGCGGAGGGCGGCGGCGCGGTCGGCCACTGGGACATCATGTCCGAGGACTGGGGCGCGAACAACGATCTCCTCGGCTGGCACAAGTGGAAACTGGGCTGGCTCGACAACGACCAGATCCAGTGCGCCGCCGCCACCGGCAGCAGCGAGTACGACCTCACCCCGCTCGCCCTCAAGGGGGGCCGCAAGCTCGTCGTCGTCCCCCTGGACTCGGAGACCGGGTACGCCCTGGAGGTCCGCACCCGGGCCGGCAACGACGAGGCAGTCTGCAAACCGGGCGTCCTCGTCTACCACGTCAGGACGGACGTCGACACGGGCCAGGGGCCGGTCGCCGTCGCCGACAGCGACAAGGACAGCGGGGGCTGCACCCGTCGGCCCAATGTGCACGCGGAGCTGTCGGACGCCCCGTACCGGCCGGGCGAGACGTTCACGGACGAGAGGAACAGGCTCCGGATCACGGTCCTCTCGGAGAACGCCAACGGGACCTACCGGGTGCGGATCACCCGCTCCTGA
- a CDS encoding dioxygenase family protein produces MPALYLSHGAPPLADDPVWPGELAAWSASLPRPTAILVISAHWEEAPLAVGATRSVPLVYDFWGFPERYYRVRYEAPGAPGLAESVRGLLCTPGTPVQDLPDRGLDHGAYVPLVEMFPGADVPVLQVSMPTLEPRRLLEIGRRLAPLREEGVLIVGSGFFTHNLAALRHTGVPGWSAEFDDWGRRVLAAGDVDALLDFERKAPAGRLAHPRTEHFAPLFVTLGASEGDLSSGRSVIDGFWRGLAKRSIQFG; encoded by the coding sequence ATGCCCGCCCTCTATCTCTCCCACGGTGCCCCGCCCCTCGCCGACGATCCGGTCTGGCCCGGCGAACTCGCCGCCTGGTCGGCGTCGCTGCCAAGGCCCACGGCGATCCTCGTGATCTCCGCCCACTGGGAGGAAGCCCCCCTGGCGGTCGGCGCGACGCGGAGCGTGCCGCTCGTGTACGACTTCTGGGGTTTCCCCGAACGCTACTACCGGGTGCGGTACGAGGCGCCCGGCGCCCCGGGGCTCGCCGAGTCCGTGCGCGGGCTGCTGTGTACCCCTGGCACCCCCGTGCAGGACCTCCCGGACCGCGGCCTCGACCACGGGGCCTACGTCCCGCTCGTGGAGATGTTCCCCGGAGCCGATGTCCCCGTGCTCCAGGTCTCCATGCCGACCCTCGAGCCGCGGCGTCTCCTCGAAATCGGGCGCAGGCTGGCGCCGCTGCGGGAGGAGGGTGTCCTGATCGTCGGCAGCGGGTTCTTCACCCACAACCTTGCGGCGCTGCGCCATACGGGAGTGCCCGGCTGGTCTGCGGAGTTCGACGACTGGGGGCGGCGGGTGCTGGCCGCCGGGGACGTGGACGCCCTGCTGGACTTCGAGCGCAAGGCGCCGGCGGGCAGGCTCGCCCATCCGCGTACGGAGCACTTCGCGCCGCTGTTCGTGACCCTGGGGGCCTCGGAGGGCGATCTTTCGAGCGGTCGCAGTGTCATAGACGGGTTCTGGAGGGGACTGGCGAAGCGCTCGATCCAGTTCGGCTGA
- a CDS encoding HNH endonuclease, producing the protein MASPTASPAGASSPHSGWAATAGPSNAPCAPRGALFASPVQPGGTRSPSLFRGPYRAEEEETAGGTVRWNSPPTAGQRAAELADREPVRVDYPQKELIARLLTDTCEICGSKGNVQVHHVRALADLAHAGWQPSDWARVMLHRCRETVVACDTCHDRIHSERPARPLAQ; encoded by the coding sequence GTGGCATCACCCACCGCATCGCCCGCAGGGGCGTCGAGTCCTCACAGCGGCTGGGCCGCCACTGCTGGACCATCGAACGCACCATGTGCGCCACGAGGCGCTCTGTTTGCATCCCCGGTTCAGCCGGGAGGAACGCGGTCCCCGAGTCTGTTTCGAGGCCCGTATCGAGCGGAAGAAGAGGAAACCGCTGGTGGCACGGTTCGGTGGAATTCCCCTCCAACGGCAGGGCAGCGGGCGGCGGAACTCGCCGATCGTGAACCGGTCCGGGTGGACTATCCGCAGAAGGAACTCATCGCGAGACTCCTGACGGACACCTGCGAGATCTGCGGAAGCAAGGGCAACGTGCAAGTGCACCACGTCCGCGCTCTCGCCGACCTCGCGCATGCCGGATGGCAGCCTTCCGACTGGGCGCGCGTCATGCTTCACCGGTGCCGCGAAACCGTCGTGGCCTGCGACACCTGCCACGACCGCATCCACTCGGAACGGCCAGCCAGACCACTCGCGCAGTAG
- a CDS encoding MarR family winged helix-turn-helix transcriptional regulator produces MTTAPNSGEPRWLTAEEQHVWRSYLHATTLLEDSLDRQLQRDAGMPHVYYGLLVQLAEAPRRRLRMTELAKHAKITRSRLSHAIARLENNGWVRREDCPNDRRGQNACLTDQGLEVLEKAAPGHVTAVRQAVFDRLSPEQVRQLGEITRIVAESLQPDGSDADLPWLR; encoded by the coding sequence ATGACCACGGCACCGAACTCGGGCGAACCCCGCTGGCTCACCGCCGAGGAGCAGCACGTGTGGCGCTCGTACCTGCACGCCACCACCCTCCTCGAGGACAGTCTCGACCGGCAGCTCCAGCGGGACGCGGGCATGCCACACGTCTACTACGGCCTGCTCGTCCAGCTCGCGGAGGCTCCGCGCCGCCGTCTGCGCATGACCGAACTCGCCAAGCACGCCAAGATCACCCGATCCCGGCTCTCCCATGCGATCGCCCGGCTGGAGAACAACGGCTGGGTGCGGCGCGAGGACTGCCCGAACGACCGGCGCGGCCAGAACGCCTGCCTGACGGACCAGGGCTTGGAGGTACTGGAGAAGGCCGCGCCGGGCCATGTCACGGCCGTACGGCAGGCGGTCTTCGACCGGCTGAGCCCCGAGCAGGTGCGCCAGCTGGGCGAGATCACCCGGATCGTGGCGGAGAGCCTCCAGCCGGACGGCAGCGACGCCGATCTCCCCTGGCTGCGCTGA
- a CDS encoding sigma-70 family RNA polymerase sigma factor, whose translation MATRAVARRKSAKGTGADGADSVRSTSGEIADRDLVGMYLDEIARTPLLDAAREVELSQAIEAGVYARQILEGEVESDAAGAAREELEALVAAGERAKDVFIKSNLRLVVAVARRYPRSGLPLLDLIQEGNAGLVRAVEKFDYTKGFKFSTYATWWIRQAITRSIADQSRTIRLPVHLVEELGRIRRVQREFNREHGREPEPAEVAQELGSTPERVTDVLDWARDPVSLNMSVDDEGETQFGDLLEDTSAVSPEQSVLTLLRSEELDDLIDRLDHRTASIIRMRYGIEDGRERTLTEVGKEHGLTRERIRQIEKHALLELKRMARNTGFDEAA comes from the coding sequence ATGGCAACCCGTGCCGTCGCCCGTCGTAAGTCCGCCAAGGGGACCGGGGCCGATGGAGCAGACAGCGTTCGTTCCACGAGCGGGGAGATCGCCGACCGCGATCTGGTCGGCATGTATCTCGACGAGATCGCGCGTACGCCGCTGCTGGACGCCGCCAGGGAGGTCGAGCTCTCCCAGGCGATCGAGGCGGGCGTCTACGCCCGGCAGATCCTCGAAGGCGAAGTGGAGAGCGACGCGGCCGGTGCCGCACGCGAGGAGCTCGAGGCGCTGGTCGCCGCGGGCGAGCGCGCGAAGGACGTCTTCATCAAGTCGAACCTCCGCCTGGTGGTGGCCGTCGCGCGGCGCTATCCGCGCAGTGGTCTGCCACTGCTCGACCTGATCCAGGAGGGCAACGCCGGCCTGGTCCGCGCGGTCGAGAAGTTCGACTACACGAAGGGCTTCAAGTTCTCCACGTACGCCACGTGGTGGATCCGCCAGGCCATCACCCGCTCGATCGCCGACCAGTCCCGTACGATCCGCCTTCCCGTCCATCTGGTAGAGGAGCTGGGCCGGATCCGGCGGGTGCAGCGCGAGTTCAACCGGGAGCACGGCCGTGAGCCGGAGCCCGCCGAGGTGGCCCAGGAACTGGGCTCCACTCCGGAGCGGGTCACGGACGTACTGGACTGGGCCCGCGACCCGGTCTCGCTCAACATGTCCGTGGACGACGAAGGCGAGACTCAGTTCGGCGACCTGCTGGAGGACACCTCAGCGGTCTCTCCGGAGCAGTCCGTGCTGACGCTGCTGCGCAGCGAGGAACTCGACGACCTCATCGACCGGCTCGACCACCGCACCGCATCGATCATCCGGATGCGGTACGGCATCGAGGACGGCCGTGAGCGCACGCTCACCGAGGTCGGCAAGGAGCACGGCCTCACGCGTGAGCGCATCCGGCAGATCGAGAAGCACGCGCTGCTGGAGCTGAAGCGGATGGCCCGTAACACGGGCTTCGACGAAGCGGCATGA
- a CDS encoding class I adenylate-forming enzyme family protein — protein MPFSGDPSDRLTAPGAPFAVEDGVYASGPRTLREFVEATWAFEGRLFLVAESGTYTYGEFFAAASALANRLVDVHGLRPGDRAVVGMRNHPEWQIAFWAAQLAGLVAVPLNAWWTEEEFAYALDDCSPGVLLVDGERLPRVRAWASRSQVPVVVFHDEGPVGGGAGVSAGWEGIERYEDLPVPAPGTAPPDVDVRPEDDATIIYTSGTTGRPKGAVATQLAQAGAAMNPRYTAAASALARGVLPGQGPAPVTLMTFPFFHAAAFTTVYSVMSVGGTLVLMRRWDAEQAAALIERHGVTHYSGVPTTALQLLDAVERNGSGLPSLTHLNTGGAAAPPGLVARLTARFGERVEPRNGYGLTETCGGVTANFGASYREFPDSVGRPTPATEVRVAGPGGEAVPEGAVGELWLRGQSLVRGYWRDEDATAGAFTADGWFMTGDLATLRDGRVSIVDRLKDMVVRGGENVYCVEVEAALHEHPAVVDAAVLGVPHPLLGEEVAAVVHSAPGAVVTADELRAHVGRTLAAFKVPAHVLVREEPLPRNPTGKILKRELREPLARQVAGGAHGRRARTDGQGVAAG, from the coding sequence ATGCCGTTCTCCGGAGATCCTTCGGACCGCCTCACGGCCCCGGGTGCCCCGTTCGCGGTCGAGGACGGGGTGTACGCGTCGGGCCCGCGCACGCTGCGCGAGTTCGTCGAGGCCACGTGGGCGTTCGAGGGTCGGCTGTTCCTGGTCGCGGAAAGCGGGACGTACACGTACGGGGAGTTCTTCGCGGCCGCGTCCGCGCTGGCGAACCGGCTGGTGGACGTGCACGGACTGCGGCCCGGGGACCGCGCGGTCGTCGGCATGCGCAACCACCCCGAGTGGCAGATCGCCTTCTGGGCCGCGCAGTTGGCGGGACTGGTGGCGGTGCCGCTGAACGCGTGGTGGACCGAGGAGGAGTTCGCGTACGCGCTCGACGACTGTTCGCCCGGTGTGCTGCTCGTGGACGGCGAGCGGCTGCCGAGGGTGCGGGCGTGGGCGTCGCGCAGTCAGGTCCCCGTCGTGGTCTTCCACGACGAGGGGCCGGTCGGTGGTGGTGCCGGGGTGTCGGCGGGTTGGGAAGGGATCGAGCGCTACGAGGACCTGCCCGTACCGGCCCCCGGCACGGCCCCGCCGGATGTGGACGTACGCCCCGAGGACGACGCCACGATCATCTACACGTCCGGCACCACGGGCCGGCCCAAAGGGGCCGTCGCCACCCAGCTCGCCCAGGCGGGCGCGGCGATGAACCCGCGCTACACGGCCGCCGCCTCGGCACTCGCCAGGGGAGTGCTCCCCGGACAGGGCCCGGCGCCCGTCACCCTCATGACCTTCCCGTTCTTCCACGCGGCCGCGTTCACCACGGTCTACTCGGTGATGTCCGTCGGCGGCACGCTCGTCCTCATGCGCAGGTGGGACGCCGAGCAGGCGGCGGCGCTGATCGAGCGGCACGGGGTCACGCACTACTCGGGTGTGCCGACGACCGCGCTCCAGCTGCTCGACGCCGTCGAGCGGAACGGGAGCGGGCTGCCGAGCCTCACCCACCTCAACACCGGTGGCGCCGCGGCTCCGCCCGGTCTCGTCGCGCGGCTCACCGCGCGCTTCGGCGAGCGTGTGGAGCCCCGCAACGGCTACGGCCTGACCGAGACCTGCGGGGGCGTGACGGCCAACTTCGGTGCTTCCTACCGGGAGTTCCCGGACAGCGTGGGCCGGCCGACCCCGGCCACCGAGGTGCGGGTCGCCGGACCGGGCGGCGAAGCGGTGCCGGAGGGGGCGGTCGGCGAGCTGTGGCTGCGGGGCCAGTCCCTGGTCCGCGGCTACTGGCGGGACGAGGACGCCACGGCCGGGGCCTTCACGGCGGACGGCTGGTTCATGACCGGAGACCTCGCGACCCTGCGGGACGGCCGGGTCTCGATCGTCGACCGGCTGAAGGACATGGTCGTCCGCGGCGGTGAGAACGTCTACTGCGTGGAGGTCGAGGCCGCCCTGCACGAGCACCCGGCGGTCGTGGACGCCGCCGTGCTGGGCGTCCCGCATCCCCTCCTCGGCGAGGAGGTGGCGGCCGTCGTCCATTCGGCGCCGGGCGCCGTCGTCACGGCCGACGAACTCCGGGCGCACGTCGGGCGGACGCTCGCCGCGTTCAAGGTCCCGGCGCACGTCCTCGTACGGGAGGAACCACTGCCCCGCAATCCCACGGGGAAGATCCTCAAACGGGAGTTGCGCGAACCGCTGGCGCGGCAGGTCGCGGGCGGGGCCCATGGGCGGCGGGCTCGCACCGACGGACAGGGCGTGGCGGCTGGTTGA
- a CDS encoding DUF4291 domain-containing protein: MAHVKRCDHPDPVTQPKHQIRALHTDSTITVYQAYSPEIGLEAARDGRFPAVWQRDRMTWIKPSFLWMMYRCGWGTKEGQEHVLAVEITREGFRWALRHACLSHYEHGLHTDRNTWRRQLKRAPARVQWDPERDLHLQPLPHRSLQLGLADEAARLYADEWIVSIADVTPLARTIHAHVQGGELDAAQQLLPHERPYPVSDEILTHLHR; this comes from the coding sequence ATGGCGCACGTGAAGCGGTGTGATCACCCTGATCCAGTGACACAACCCAAGCATCAGATCAGAGCCCTTCACACGGACTCGACGATCACCGTCTACCAGGCATACTCGCCGGAGATCGGTCTGGAGGCGGCCCGAGACGGTCGATTCCCGGCAGTGTGGCAGCGGGACCGGATGACGTGGATCAAGCCGTCATTTCTGTGGATGATGTACCGCTGCGGGTGGGGCACCAAGGAAGGTCAGGAGCATGTCCTCGCCGTCGAGATCACCCGGGAAGGCTTCAGGTGGGCACTGCGGCACGCCTGCCTGTCCCACTATGAGCACGGCCTCCACACCGACCGCAACACGTGGAGGCGCCAGCTGAAGCGGGCTCCTGCCCGGGTTCAATGGGACCCCGAACGCGACCTGCATCTTCAGCCCCTACCCCACCGATCGCTACAACTCGGCCTCGCCGACGAAGCCGCACGTCTCTACGCCGACGAGTGGATCGTCTCCATCGCCGACGTCACGCCGCTGGCCCGGACGATCCACGCCCATGTACAGGGCGGAGAGCTGGACGCCGCCCAGCAACTCCTGCCGCACGAACGCCCCTATCCCGTGAGCGATGAGATTCTGACTCACCTACACCGATAG
- a CDS encoding MFS transporter, with translation MSKTADTRLSDGSDGSDGSAGPDPSRWKALVFIALAQLMVVLDATIVNIALPSAQQDLGISDGNRQWVITAYALAFGGLLLFGGRIADLWGRKRTFVVGLAGFAAASALGGAATGEAMLLGSRALQGAFGALLAPAALSLLAVMFTDAKERAKAFGVYGAIAGGGGAVGLILGGFLTEYLDWRWTFYVNIPFAVVAAAGAWLVIREPAGGRNRSPLDVPGVLLSTLGLVALVYGFTRAESHGWTDATTLGLFVASAVLLAAFVAVEARVASPLLPLRVLTERNRGGVYLSLGLAIIAMFGLFLFLTYYLQIVKGYSPVRTGFAFLPMIAGMITGSTQIGARLMTRVPPRLLMGPGFLVAATGMLLLTQLEVDSSYAGLILPAQLLLGLGMGTAFMPAMSLSTYGVEARDAGVASAMVNTSQQVGGAIGTALLNTVAASATTSYLAVHAAGATGAEAQRFLQLEGMVHGYASAIWWAVGILAASAAIAFTLINSGRPGATTVASSAAASEDEVKIPVVAH, from the coding sequence ATGTCAAAAACGGCCGACACGCGCCTTTCCGACGGTTCCGACGGTTCCGACGGCTCCGCCGGTCCCGATCCGAGTCGGTGGAAAGCGCTTGTCTTCATCGCCCTCGCCCAGCTGATGGTCGTGCTCGACGCGACGATCGTGAACATCGCCCTGCCCTCCGCCCAGCAGGATCTGGGCATCTCCGACGGCAACCGGCAGTGGGTCATCACCGCCTACGCCCTGGCCTTCGGCGGACTGCTGCTCTTCGGCGGCCGCATAGCCGACCTGTGGGGGCGCAAGCGCACCTTCGTCGTCGGCCTGGCGGGCTTCGCCGCCGCGTCCGCGCTCGGTGGCGCGGCGACCGGTGAGGCCATGCTGCTGGGATCGCGGGCCCTGCAGGGCGCCTTCGGCGCGCTGCTCGCACCCGCGGCCCTGTCACTGCTCGCCGTGATGTTCACCGACGCCAAGGAGCGGGCCAAGGCCTTCGGCGTCTACGGTGCGATCGCCGGCGGCGGTGGAGCGGTCGGTCTCATCCTCGGCGGCTTCCTCACCGAGTACCTGGACTGGCGCTGGACGTTCTACGTCAACATCCCCTTCGCCGTGGTCGCCGCCGCGGGTGCCTGGCTCGTCATCCGCGAACCGGCAGGCGGACGCAACCGCTCGCCGCTCGACGTCCCCGGCGTCCTCCTGTCCACCCTCGGCCTGGTGGCCCTGGTCTACGGATTCACCCGCGCGGAGTCGCACGGCTGGACCGACGCGACGACCCTCGGCCTGTTCGTCGCCTCCGCCGTGCTGCTCGCCGCCTTCGTCGCGGTCGAGGCACGGGTGGCGTCGCCGCTGCTGCCGCTGCGCGTGCTGACCGAGCGCAACCGCGGTGGGGTCTACCTCTCGCTGGGGCTGGCCATCATCGCGATGTTCGGACTGTTCCTCTTCCTGACCTACTACCTGCAGATCGTGAAGGGCTACTCGCCGGTGCGGACCGGGTTCGCCTTCCTGCCGATGATCGCCGGAATGATCACGGGCTCCACGCAGATCGGCGCCCGGCTGATGACCCGGGTGCCGCCCAGGCTGCTCATGGGTCCGGGCTTCCTGGTCGCCGCGACGGGCATGCTGCTGCTGACCCAGCTGGAGGTCGACTCCTCCTACGCCGGCCTCATCCTCCCGGCGCAGCTGCTGCTCGGACTCGGTATGGGTACGGCCTTCATGCCGGCGATGTCGCTGTCGACGTACGGCGTCGAGGCACGCGACGCCGGTGTCGCCTCCGCGATGGTGAACACCTCGCAGCAGGTCGGCGGAGCGATCGGCACGGCCCTGCTCAACACCGTCGCCGCCTCCGCGACCACCTCGTACCTCGCCGTGCACGCGGCCGGTGCGACAGGGGCCGAGGCGCAGCGGTTCCTCCAGTTGGAGGGCATGGTGCACGGCTACGCGAGCGCCATCTGGTGGGCGGTCGGCATCCTGGCGGCCTCGGCCGCCATCGCCTTCACGCTGATCAACTCCGGTCGGCCCGGCGCCACGACCGTCGCGTCCTCCGCCGCCGCTTCCGAGGACGAGGTGAAGATCCCGGTCGTCGCGCACTGA
- a CDS encoding tyrosine-type recombinase/integrase, producing MADTKSKRRQRGSIRPNGAGFHVRVYAGRDPLTKKDLYLHEQAETEPEAEKVRTRLLHQVDENRHPKTQVTMSFLLDRWLGVAELDETSYERAEGIIRNYLKRTFGYLKAGKLTAEILELFYARLRQCQDQCEGRRNGKTDPKTKQKHLCEPLAANSVRKIHFILRPALNRGLRWGYVTTNVAALAEPPSQPKPNPDPPTPGEAALVLNTAWQRDLDWGTFLFMTMVTGSRRGEMCALRWSDINLDRLELFVKHSNNDRRIKDTKTHQRRKQAIDVITRSVLAAHRARAEERCKALGGEVARDAFVFSGEADSSTPLVPSSVSQRHRRLAEKLKIHTHRLKDLRAYNVTELLGAGADVRTVAGRVGHGGGGATTLKYYAAFLATSDRQAVTTFAKQLPVPVPEGLLAEQPVITVINGLRLLCECGNESLWEMFVVTEDGAEALCGQCEAAVQARPDATVGPIGRTIKMEAAPPRELAPWGSDRKGSRGRHQGRHDAARRGRPHHRRHRPGPWRLGRHRSPRRRIQAQAAAARARGVA from the coding sequence ATGGCGGACACCAAGAGCAAGCGACGTCAGCGCGGCAGCATCCGTCCCAACGGGGCCGGCTTTCACGTCCGGGTCTATGCCGGACGTGACCCGCTCACGAAGAAGGACCTCTACCTCCACGAGCAGGCCGAGACGGAGCCCGAGGCGGAGAAGGTCCGCACCAGGCTCCTCCACCAGGTCGACGAGAACCGCCACCCCAAGACGCAGGTGACCATGTCATTCCTGCTCGACCGGTGGCTGGGCGTCGCCGAGCTCGACGAGACGTCGTACGAGCGGGCCGAGGGCATCATCCGCAACTACCTCAAGCGCACGTTCGGCTACCTCAAGGCGGGCAAGCTGACCGCCGAGATACTGGAGCTGTTCTACGCCCGTCTCCGGCAGTGCCAGGACCAGTGCGAAGGCCGCCGCAACGGCAAGACCGACCCCAAGACGAAGCAGAAGCACCTCTGCGAGCCGCTCGCCGCGAACTCCGTCCGCAAGATTCACTTCATCCTGCGCCCGGCACTCAACCGCGGCCTGCGCTGGGGCTACGTGACGACGAACGTGGCGGCCCTCGCCGAGCCGCCGTCCCAGCCCAAGCCGAACCCCGACCCGCCGACTCCCGGCGAGGCGGCCCTGGTTCTGAACACCGCCTGGCAACGCGACCTGGACTGGGGAACGTTCCTGTTCATGACGATGGTCACCGGCTCACGCCGCGGCGAGATGTGCGCCCTGCGCTGGTCGGACATCAACCTCGACCGCCTCGAACTCTTCGTGAAGCACTCCAACAACGACCGCAGAATCAAGGACACCAAGACCCACCAGCGCCGTAAACAGGCCATCGACGTGATCACTCGTTCCGTCCTGGCCGCCCACCGAGCCCGAGCCGAGGAACGCTGCAAGGCACTCGGCGGCGAAGTCGCGCGCGATGCCTTCGTGTTCTCCGGCGAAGCCGACAGCTCCACCCCGCTCGTGCCGTCGAGCGTCAGCCAGCGTCACCGCCGCCTCGCGGAGAAGCTGAAGATCCATACCCACCGACTGAAGGACCTGCGTGCGTACAACGTGACCGAGCTCCTGGGTGCCGGTGCCGACGTACGAACGGTCGCAGGCCGTGTCGGCCACGGCGGTGGAGGCGCGACCACGCTCAAGTACTACGCGGCCTTCCTGGCCACCTCCGACCGGCAGGCGGTCACCACCTTCGCCAAGCAGCTGCCGGTGCCGGTGCCGGAAGGGCTACTCGCCGAGCAGCCGGTCATCACCGTCATCAACGGGCTCCGCCTGCTCTGCGAGTGCGGCAACGAATCGCTGTGGGAGATGTTCGTGGTCACCGAGGACGGCGCCGAGGCTCTGTGCGGCCAGTGCGAGGCGGCCGTCCAGGCCCGGCCAGACGCGACCGTGGGCCCCATCGGCCGAACCATCAAGATGGAAGCTGCCCCACCGCGCGAGCTCGCTCCCTGGGGAAGTGATCGCAAAGGATCTCGCGGACGCCATCAAGGACGGCACGATGCTGCCCGGCGAGGACGTCCCCACCATCGGCGACATCGCCCAGGCCCATGGCGTCTCGGTCGGCACCGCTCACCGCGCCGCCGCATCCAAGCCCAGGCCGCCGCCGCCCGCGCCCGCGGCGTCGCCTGA
- a CDS encoding TetR/AcrR family transcriptional regulator: MSPATDTAARRATRPRADAQRNRERIVRAAREMFVEFGPEVPLDEIARRAGVGNATLYRNFPDRSSLIHEVVLSVLRRTADRAEEAAVTEEDPFVGLSRFTHAAADERVAALCPLLSGDFDRDHPDLVAQRDRLEGAVQVLVDRAHEAGRLRADVAVGDLMVMLSQLTRPLPGTACLDIDRFTHRHLQLFLDGLEAPARSELPGSAVTLEDLRRSR; this comes from the coding sequence GTGAGCCCCGCCACCGACACCGCGGCGCGGCGCGCCACCCGGCCGCGGGCGGACGCCCAGCGCAACCGGGAGCGGATCGTGAGGGCGGCCAGGGAGATGTTCGTCGAGTTCGGCCCCGAAGTGCCGCTCGACGAGATCGCCCGACGTGCCGGCGTCGGCAACGCGACCCTGTACCGGAACTTCCCGGACCGTTCCTCCCTCATCCACGAGGTGGTCCTGTCCGTCCTCCGCCGCACCGCCGACCGCGCCGAGGAGGCGGCCGTGACGGAGGAGGATCCCTTCGTCGGGCTCAGCCGCTTCACCCACGCGGCGGCGGACGAACGGGTCGCGGCCCTCTGTCCGCTGCTCAGCGGCGACTTCGACAGGGATCATCCCGACCTGGTCGCCCAGCGCGACCGGCTCGAAGGGGCGGTCCAGGTGCTCGTCGACCGCGCTCACGAGGCGGGCCGGCTGCGCGCCGACGTCGCCGTGGGGGATCTGATGGTCATGCTCTCCCAGCTCACCCGGCCGCTCCCGGGCACCGCCTGCCTGGACATCGACCGGTTCACCCACCGCCATCTTCAGTTGTTCCTGGACGGGCTCGAAGCGCCGGCGCGCTCCGAACTGCCGGGTTCGGCCGTGACCCTGGAGGACCTGAGGCGCTCGCGGTGA